Within the Flavobacterium sp. CG_23.5 genome, the region CTGCTGAATCAATCACTTCCCACTCTACAACTCGATCTCTAATGGATTCTCGTGTATATTTGATTCCCCACTCCAATTGGTTTTCTTTCCAATCATAAATTCCTTTCATCTCAGTATTCACTATAACTGCATCTAGATCATTTCGGGCATGATTCAGTTGTGACCCAATTCCTTTAGAATAATTAACATTACCAAAGGTTTCCGATCCAATATTCGAATCTACATCCCCTAATCGATATTGTGCAAAAATATCAAAATGTTCTTGTTCCAAGGTATGAAAAACGGATCCAATAAATTTTAAAGTAAAATTGTCATTTACTTTAAAAACAGACTTTATTGCTCCAAAATAAGTATCGTATTTATCATTCTCCTTCCCCTCATAATACACTAAAAGCGCCATAGGTTTATCCAGTGTCCCAAAATTAGTTTGACGAGTCAATGGCTGATATTGATATTTATTTTGCGAAATATTACCCAGAAAACTCCATTGCCATCTATCTGACGCCTGATAGTTTACATTCGTTTGAATATCAACAAACGAAGGAGTGAAATTAGTTTGTGTCTCCTGACTTTTAACCAAAAGACTATTGTTACGATACCTCACTCCAGTAATAGCAGTCCATTTTTTATTTTTGGAAGCAGCATCTATTGCAAGGCTTCCGCCAAGAAGACTAGCCTCAAGAGTAGCACCAAATTTTGTCGGTTTCCTGTAGGTAATATCCAAAACTGACGATAGTTTGTCTCCAAATTTTGCTTGAAAACCACCTGCTGAAAAATCAATATTTTGTACCAAGTCGGTATTTGTAAAACTTAATCCTTCTTGTTGTCCCGAACGAATTAGAAAGGGCCGATACACTTCAATTTCGTTAACATATACTAAGTTTTCGTCGTAATTCCCACCACGAACCGCATATTGCGTACTCAGTTCATTATTAGAATTTACACCCGGCAAGGTTTTTAAAATATTTTCAATTCCTGCATTTGCTCCAGGTATTTTCCTGATAACTTCTGGTTCTATAGTAGTAATTCCCTGAACTCTTTTCTTGTTTTTAGAAACCACGATAACTTCTCCCATTTGTTCTTCGCGATCATTCATCACCAAGTTGAATTCATAGTCTTCATTCGGTTTTAATTGAACTGAAAGAGTCGTCTTCTTCAACGAAATATGAGTAAAAATGACAATCACTTTCTGATTAGCGGGAACGGCTAAATCAAAGAATCCATTCGTATTGGATTGTGTTGCTTTGCTTAGACAAACAACATTTACGTTATCAATTGGTTTATTATTGGAATCCAAAATAATTCCTTTTATTCGAGCAGTTTGTGCAGTCAGGGAAAACCCCACACAGATAAAAAGCAAAACAAGTATTAATCTATTTGTACTCAAATGAAATGGTATTTATTTTTTTTGACTTCTAAAAAAACGAGTTGTAAAGGTAGTCGAATTTCCTACATTATCAATTACAACCACTTTTAAATCATTGGACCCTTCAGCCACAATTCCATCTCTAAAATTATGGGTTATTTTTTTTGTTTTATTATCATACTCCAATAATATCCAGTTTCCATTTAAGTAACCATTATAGGATTTTATGCCAGATAAACTATCACTAATAATCAGTTGAAGCGACTTTTGATCACTTACCCATTTTCCCTCAATTGATTTAGCAATCGAGATTTTGGGAGCAATCGTATCGAGAACCAACGCATACTGACCTAATGTTTTGGATTTTGCAGTAAATAAACTATCCTTTCGAAGGGTAGGGAAATAGCTTATTTTTTTCCCTTCAATCATACCAATAAATAGTT harbors:
- a CDS encoding TonB-dependent receptor plug domain-containing protein gives rise to the protein MSTNRLILVLLFICVGFSLTAQTARIKGIILDSNNKPIDNVNVVCLSKATQSNTNGFFDLAVPANQKVIVIFTHISLKKTTLSVQLKPNEDYEFNLVMNDREEQMGEVIVVSKNKKRVQGITTIEPEVIRKIPGANAGIENILKTLPGVNSNNELSTQYAVRGGNYDENLVYVNEIEVYRPFLIRSGQQEGLSFTNTDLVQNIDFSAGGFQAKFGDKLSSVLDITYRKPTKFGATLEASLLGGSLAIDAASKNKKWTAITGVRYRNNSLLVKSQETQTNFTPSFVDIQTNVNYQASDRWQWSFLGNISQNKYQYQPLTRQTNFGTLDKPMALLVYYEGKENDKYDTYFGAIKSVFKVNDNFTLKFIGSVFHTLEQEHFDIFAQYRLGDVDSNIGSETFGNVNYSKGIGSQLNHARNDLDAVIVNTEMKGIYDWKENQLEWGIKYTRESIRDRVVEWEVIDSAGFSINPPIKILPKNDQPYSSYTGPLVPYQNVRATNFNTINRFSGYAQWSRKDKIGSSEVWYNAGLRVHNWEVLGDNIAGKSQITISPRAQFAIKPSWEKDMVFRLSGGLYHQPPFYRELRDADGVVQPDIKAQQSVHIVLSNDYSFKMWNRPFKLVSELYYKSLTDVNTYTIDNVRIRYAATNNAKAYAQGLDVRLNGEFVPGTESWLSFGYLKTEENSADKGYIARPTDQRLKFGLLFQDFMPNIPSVKIYLNLVYNTGLLGGSPSYADPYLYQNRLKDYRRADVGFSKVLINDKTNVNRSWLKSFKELEIGLEIFNLFNNQNAITNTWVRDVYSKNQYAIPNYMTTRVFNVKLNARL